The Brachionichthys hirsutus isolate HB-005 chromosome 1, CSIRO-AGI_Bhir_v1, whole genome shotgun sequence genome has a window encoding:
- the adamtsl5 gene encoding ADAMTS-like protein 5 translates to MIYQRKLTLCLTFVLLVVAPICPPSLQSFSVSASGPSGEFSSDRPVRIRRQLLFRNEWATWSGWSVCSRSCGGGASVRTRTCITRNPVGGPCPGDPRQYKICNSKDCPPSSEDFREMQCAAFNDRPLVAGNSFRWTTFHGGSDPCELSCLALGHNFYYNFGRVLDGTACDKEPGAVCVNGRCLTPGCDAIFGSKQKEDACMVCGGRNATCLHHRSVFQSNGLEAGGPFGYNEVAMIPAGATHIRVTDNSRNYLALQNGRSQFVINGNWKISIPGEYSVAGTKLLYRRSADTWESFEVPGPTREDLHLMVLATDRHPDIEYEYWLPPDQYALHHGRKSPLRQPHHAANHLPWDQPAAAATTRPHWFPGPTKPPRQSSHLSRPQRPQRPHRPVLPRLEREENHRNLLPSSPGRNCGKCLQVKGRRERRRQYCQKDFVFRGRVLGKLFRGEEMRYDIQIVHTYRNRFRLEHREFLWSPNVCDCPRLEEGKQYILMVRRHINYEHTLNRILLEEDSYVAPYRPREDELLRPLERLCSNRGAEEPA, encoded by the exons ATGATCTACCAAAG GAAACTGACTTTGTGCCTGACCTTCGTCCTGCTGGTCGTTGCTCCCATCTGCCCGCCATCCCTGCAGAGT TTCTCCGTTTCTGCGTCGGGCCCCTCCGGCGAGTTCTCATCGGATCGGCCGGTGCGCATCCGGCGGCAGCTGCTCTTCAGGAACGAGTGGGCGACATGGAGCGGCTGGTCCGTGTGCTCACGCAGCTGCGGGGGCGGAGCCTCGGTGAGGACACGCACCTGCATCACCAG GAACCCGGTGGGCGGACCGTGTCCCGGAGACCCCAGACAGTACAAGATCTGCAACTCCAAG gactgCCCCCCCAGCTCAGAGGACTTCAGGGAGATGCAGTGTGCTGCCTTCAATGACAGACCCTTAGTGGCCGGAAACTCCTTCAGGTGGACCACGTTTCATGGAG GCTCTGACCCCTGTGAGCTGAGCTGCCTGGCCCTGGGTCACAACTTCTACTACAACTTTGGCCGAGTGCTCGACGGCACAGCGTGCGACAAGGAGCCCGGAGCAGTGTGTGTCAACGGCCGCTGCCTG ACGCCTGGATGTGACGCCATCTTCGGCTCCAAGCAGAAGGAGGACGCCTGCATGGTGTGTGGAGGACGAAACGCCACCTGTCTGCATCACAGGAGTGTGTTCCAGAGCAACGGCCTGGAGGcag gCGGACCTTTCGGATACAACGAGGTGGCCATGATCCCGGCTGGAGCCACTCACATCCGAGTCACCGATAACAGCAGGAACTATCTGG CTCTGCAGAACGGCCGCTCCCAGTTCGTGATCAACGGCAACTGGAAGATCAGCATCCCAGGAGAGTACAGCGTCGCCGGGACCAAGCTGCTGTACCGGCGCTCGGCGGACACCTGGGAGAGCTTCGAGGTGCCGGGCCCCACCCGGGAGGACCTCCACTTGATG GTCCTGGCGACGGACAGACACCCTGATATCGAGTACGAGTACTGGTTGCCGCCAGACCAGTACGCGCTGCACCACGGGAGGAAGAGTCCTCTGCGCCAGCCTCACCACGCCGCCAACCACCTGCCGTGGGATcaacccgccgccgccgccaccacccgACCCCACTGGT TCCCCGGTCCAACGAAGCCGCCGCGCCAGTCCTCCCACCTCAGTCGACCCCAGCGACCCCAGAGGCCTCACCGGCCCGTCCTGCCCCGTCTGGAGCGGGAGGAGAACCACAGGAACCTCCTGCCTTCCTCACCCGGGA GGAATTGTGGGAAATGTCTGCAGGTTAAAGGTCGACGGGAACGCAGGAGGCAGTATTGCCAGAAGGATTTTG tTTTCCGGGGCCGAGTCCTCGGGAAGCTGTTTAGAGGCGAGGAAATGCGTTACGACATCCAGATCGTCCACACCTACCGAAACCGCTTCCGTCTGGAGCACCGGGAGTTCTTGTGGTCCCCGAATGTGTGCGACTGCCCCCGCCTGGAGGAGGGGAAGCAGTACATTCTGATGGTGCGCCGTCACATTAACTACGAGCACACGCTAAACCGcatcctgctggaggaggacagctACGTGGCGCCGTACCGACCCCGAGAGGACGAACTCCTGCGACCGCTGGAAAGACTCTGCAGCAACAGAGGAGCTGAAGAGCCAGCCTAG